In one window of Maribacter sp. BPC-D8 DNA:
- a CDS encoding amidohydrolase, producing MRKLGLLALVLFGFTVQAQGPNLEKDYKAIESKVVDWRREIHQNPELGNREFKTAEKIAKHLKSLGIEIQTGVAHTGVVGILKGDLPGKVVALRADIDALPVTERNDLPYKSNVTSEFMGEKVGVMHACGHDTHTAILMGVAEVMSKNKDKIKGTVKFIFQPAEEGPPPGEEGGALLMVKEGVMSNPKVDAIFGLHINSQTPVGVIRYKSGGTMAAAQSFTINVKGKQSHGSQPWSGVDPILISAKIIDGLQTIISRETDLTNEAAVITVGKIKSGVRFNIIPESAEMIGTIRTLDYDMKDKLNKRMVEMVSDIAKAYGGEATCVIKDATDITYNNPELVEQMLPTMKRVAGDANVQFQKAVTGAEDFSYFQRKAPGFFFFLGGMTPGTTESYPHHTPDFLIDDSGLLLGVRTLTEMSLDYLNSDQTPLLDFEPKE from the coding sequence ATGAGAAAACTAGGTTTATTGGCCCTCGTTCTTTTCGGTTTTACCGTTCAGGCACAGGGACCAAATCTTGAAAAAGACTACAAAGCTATAGAAAGCAAGGTAGTTGATTGGAGAAGAGAAATTCATCAGAATCCGGAATTAGGGAATCGTGAATTCAAAACAGCAGAAAAAATTGCCAAGCACTTAAAATCTTTAGGTATTGAAATTCAGACTGGCGTTGCTCATACTGGCGTAGTTGGTATTTTAAAAGGAGATTTACCTGGTAAAGTAGTTGCTTTAAGAGCAGATATTGACGCACTACCTGTTACAGAACGTAATGATTTACCTTATAAATCTAATGTTACTTCAGAATTTATGGGTGAAAAAGTAGGTGTTATGCATGCTTGTGGGCATGATACACATACTGCTATTTTAATGGGCGTTGCTGAAGTAATGTCTAAAAACAAAGATAAAATCAAAGGAACTGTAAAGTTTATCTTTCAACCAGCAGAAGAAGGACCACCACCAGGAGAAGAAGGTGGAGCACTTTTAATGGTAAAAGAAGGCGTTATGAGTAATCCAAAAGTTGATGCCATTTTCGGATTGCATATTAACTCTCAAACTCCTGTAGGTGTTATCAGATACAAATCTGGTGGTACTATGGCAGCTGCACAGAGTTTTACAATTAACGTAAAAGGAAAGCAATCTCACGGTTCTCAACCATGGTCAGGTGTTGATCCAATTTTGATCAGTGCTAAAATTATTGACGGGCTGCAAACAATTATCAGTAGAGAAACTGACCTAACCAATGAAGCTGCAGTAATTACTGTTGGTAAAATTAAAAGTGGTGTTCGTTTTAATATTATACCAGAATCTGCAGAGATGATCGGTACAATTAGGACATTAGATTATGACATGAAAGACAAGCTTAACAAGCGTATGGTCGAAATGGTAAGCGATATTGCCAAAGCTTACGGTGGTGAAGCTACTTGTGTAATTAAAGACGCAACAGATATTACATATAACAACCCAGAATTGGTAGAGCAAATGTTACCTACCATGAAAAGAGTAGCTGGCGATGCTAATGTACAATTTCAAAAAGCGGTTACTGGTGCTGAAGATTTCTCTTATTTTCAAAGAAAAGCTCCAGGATTTTTCTTTTTCTTAGGAGGAATGACTCCTGGTACTACAGAATCTTACCCACACCACACACCAGATTTTTTAATTGACGATAGTGGTTTACTTTTAGGAGTTCGTACGCTAACAGAAATGAGCTTAGATTATTTAAACAGCGACCAAACACCGCTTTTAGATTTTG